DNA sequence from the Lycium barbarum isolate Lr01 chromosome 5, ASM1917538v2, whole genome shotgun sequence genome:
ATTTGATAGCTGAAGTAAGGGCACTACATGGGGGTCTTAAGTATTGTGTTACACAAAGTCTGTTGCCAGTGGTGATGGAAACAGACTCAATGACTATGAAGATGATCTTAACTGGGCAGTGGGAGACTCCATGGAGTAtatcaatgatcataaatgatatttcaaggttgaggagggataaagaagtgagggtggagcatgttctgagagaaggaaatagcctggctgattttttaactaactatgcttttgattttgcaggtgatcatcACTTTCATAGTTTTACTTCACTTCCTGTGAAAGCAAGGAAAATTCTAAACACAGAAAAGTCACATATACCATACATGAGGATCGGGACAACTAAGGACCATCATATCCCTGGAGATTAATAGCAATCTGGAGAACAGTAGTAGCAACAAGGTTACATTTCAACATGCCAGGAACAACAACATGTACCAGTATGAAACTATCTTTGGCAGGAGTACAAGAGTGGTATTAGCTTTAAGCTCATTCGCTTGTAAGACTTCTAAAGATTGGTTCATTCAGGAAATTTGAGACAATGGCAAACAAATTTCAACTTCAAGGCAAGGAGATAGTAGCTACGTCTGAAGGAACATGGAGGAATTCTACTCCATCCTGGAAGCCTGAATATGTATTCATTTGACTTTGAACCATAGCACTTGGTGAGAGCTTGTAGGTGTTTGAGATGGTATCAAGTCAAGGCCAGAGGATCTGCAGTAGACTAGCTTCTATATAGTCTTTGGATGTAGTTTACATTTCATTCCttttcttagatttgtttttcatttgttttcttttcttttctttctttcctctatTGTAGAGAAAACTTACTATTTTTAATAAAACACTGCCAAACTTGGTTTGGTGgttttcatgcaaaaaaaaaaaaaaaaaaaattatagagcACCAAAAGACCTGGGCTTTTAAAAATCAAATCTAACTCGGACCGAGAAAAACTGTTGAAAATATGCCTGGCGTGACGCAGCCCGCGTGACTTTATTGCTGCCAGGTGCACTTTCTCTGCTTAGCAATTTTCAATTGCCATTTTGCATGCTCTCTCTTGCTTTATCTTTAAATGGGGACACCAACTATTAGTAGTGTCTCCCCTATTGTCCCCCatcctttttcctttcttttctttccgcattaattcattcttttctccaaatctcttcatcttcacaccgTTTTATTCCTACacagtaaaaatataatattacgCACAACTCATTATAATGAATACTCAAAAGACGATTAAAAGTACTAAAATATGAGGCGAACAAtgactaaatatatgtatttttggctGAACTTCAATGTTTgtattgtgggtagttgttgaaatCATTGCTTGACTTGTTGAGGCGTTTTGCCATGCTTAGCAGATAATACAGATTATCATCATTTATATCATAGTGTATTTCTATTTAGCATTGTCTTATCTTTAagcctgcatatatatatatatatatatatatatatatatatatatatatatatatatatatatatatatatatatatatacacgatgTAGTTAATAGTAACGGGACTTTAGCGTGActttattttataaggtgcttccaaTGTGGTTTCTTAGTATCAGATGTCTATTTCGTCAGGAtcgggtttggggcgtgacattagATGGAAGTTATAGTTAATTAAGCTAAATATACATGATGTTTGTAAAGTGATGTTACCGCTGATATTTCATTGTGTTGCGTAAATAACACATTTTTGCTTCCTTCTCTTtcaactctcctctctctccatGCCCTAAATACATCATAAATGGATCTTGAGCTCAAGCTCAGATTCACTAATATTCATATAGTCATATCAGAAATTTAGTGTTTCAAACGGCATATCAGATATCAGCCCTACCGCGTTAGGGTACTCCTATTAgttctatatatatgtgtgtgtatatatacgcATCTGATTTGGTATTAAAACAAATTAAAAATTACTGCTAATTTCTCATTTTGGCCTTTTGGGTTACACTTTTGTAGGGCTAAAACGGTcgaaagatactcttaacatggtgtgatattgtccgctttgggccaagtcCGCACAATTTTACcaaaaaggcctcacatcattaagagtattcaactccttataagtagctcctttttcttttcagctacaaatgtggtactttgttcgcacacccaactaTCTCCCCCTCGAATTAAGTTCCACATGACTCATTACCATAACtcacgggtcagagattcaacatgtctgtGTGCCATCCACATCGTTAGAGTAttacggtcaccgaagcccaaaggctgtgtatgcgtcttcagagctacgggtaaaggttgtaaaccggcccatagacgggcaaaggcACTAAGTCGGGCCCCACACCATACTCCGTCATCTTCATACTCTTCTCACcaaatctgttatatcccgtatttttgaacctcggagcatctgctggggtggggcccacataccgagatttttttttggaacatctgaaaagtcatatgaatcacatatgtaaagttaaacacaactcatgaagtacctttggaccaaatcaaagtggaaaccctccaaacgaatatttttaagaaaacgttttcgggtgacctgactttggggggcaaaaactgtattgtaagtttggaatttcgaaaataccttgaaatagaagttgtagataattgaattagctttccatccataggtcgtgggttcccaggtgacgtcggtacaaggagatatgaacgttttaaggtcgaaaggtcagtgggctaggcccaactcgggaccaaccgagttggcccaaaaaaatgaaaaaacaattcaggcccaagtgaggagccattcggccatggtccataaaaaggatccaagcccatggaattaagtcatgtggtcaatgaataaaagaccacttaatcatccaaattccatagaactttcaagagaaagaataggaggaaaaacaagagaaaaacaagaacaaaaagagggcatttcgggtttggccatagaaaaatcacccctcaaaatcttgcctctaaaattattttcttgttgaattcctattaaattaagtgtcctctacaacttggtgtaattgttttggaagaaggagcacttatttcttcaagttgacaacttgttcaagtgaagaagtttgtagaaaaaggtaagaatcaattcctttttcttatgttatgaaggtttgtttatgttgtggtatgtggaaatgagtagaaattatggaaataaggaagtttgcaaagtgggtatgtatatatatatgtagccatgggtgtatatatgttgtatacatatatgagttgaattttatgttgcattctagttgtggttatgatggaaattatattgggaatgaaagttgaatgaattttggttgaagttggaatgtagatgattatgtcactttaaaataattttgtgatattatggaaatgaagttgttaagatgtgaattatgattatggttgatgaatttggaagttggaaacttgttatgaaattatatgccaaagatttgatgttttgcataagttatgcttttggcggaaaagtgtatatcatgtatatcaagtgtatatcctaagggaaatggtatgagatgtctttagatttatatggtgatgatcatgatggttgttgaatatgaaattattgatcttagttgaaagttgggttgaattgaagattatgtcaacttgtgagaaaaatgactagttgaaggatatttgtgtttttaatgttcattgttgatattgttgtcgtttgggttgttgttgatgatttatagccgagttgaattctcggggtgtcatatgtataggggaagtgctgccgaaatttcggtagccaaatatgcttaaagttgaaataatggcattaataattcacaattggtaaacttgaccaattgcagtttttcgacgaaacgggaagtgagattggaaaggcttaaggagcgtgaaaggtatgtaaagtaaacccaattcttcccttggcatgcccttagtgtattagggtcggatccgggcctcgaaggacctcttggccctcggaatccgcaagacaaaatttcagtttttccttcagtagaattgaaccattttgatacgctttttctgaaattatgcaattgtgctctaaattactcagaaagtcataggatgtttgtataaccttcgtagatgatattatatgtttagagggcacactttgagcccgccgccttatttgttctgaggcgggcccactatttacgtttttgcccctaatgtgttaaagcttcctttttaagcgatttttgaaagaaatgttttaattaccctactaatcgcttaacgaatataattttaaatattctgttaaatattataaattattttgacacccggaatgacttcgggaaagccagacttctgtaatttattatgatatctggaatacatttattatgattccgtccgactccatttgatttgtttgtctttgctacgcctcatcgagtctttgaaaatacttatgatattttgaaattgcattagtctctcactactccattcgtggatgtcccaatgtttcccacactgagcccgggccaggatatgttgtcaagcgtaattctctgcattgttcgccgcgccccgatgtgagggggcagatatacgcgtacatgggtctgtggagtatgatgtgccatgtccgcctattctgatctgatctgttatggccattctgatatgacattttatgatacggggccacgcccccttttctgattcctctgtattgtggcaccagtgtcgggagggtgaccacgttctgtctgccgagtcccgtggcagggatcggatatgatatgacatatgtttctgtacacattctgtctgatttggaaatatgcatttgacactctggattttgtacccattttctgtaatcattatgatttgacttctgtgattccgctttacatattcagtacatatttcgtactgaccccctttcttcgggggctgcgttttcatgccgcgcaggtactgacgacaggttcgctgatccacacgtttaggatcctatttctgctatttagggcgctctcttctacagagcccatcttttggtacagtctgtcactgctatctggatatgtactttgttcagggtatgacggggccctgtcccgtcttatgattatgatatgttctgtagaggtctgtggatacatctgtgtgggttctgtacatatgtttgggatattctgttctgtgatggccttatcggcctatgtgtgccaagtctgcttttctgctaagttctgtagcgaccactaatattattattatattattattctgttaatatgctaatttggggtatcgggtacgtataggtgcccagctcgggcactggtcgcggcccacggggttgggtcgtgacaaaatcattggctctgataccagttgttgagCTAAAACGgttcaaagatactcttaacatgatatgatattatcCTCTTTGGGCCGAGCCCGCACGGTTtttcccaaaaggcctcacatcattaagactatcaaactccttataagtagtttctttttcttttcagctactaatgtggtactttgttcgcataCCCAACAAATTTCCCAATGATTGAAAGCATTACATAAGCAGGGGGACATCAAATTGATGTTTTAGCAAAAGAGAATAACATAACAGGGAAAAGCGAAATCATACAATCAACTCCAAAGACTATTAATAGAGAACACATCTACAGATAGACTAAAATTCTCTCACTGTACAATAGCTAATAGAAGTAAGAGAGGTTAACTGAAAACATCGTCGGCGAAACGACATAAACCAAATTCTAGCACTTGTCATCAGCAGTATTTCCATTGTTCACAGTCTCCATCTGTAAGGCAGATTTAGACTTCCTTGGCTTGAACCATGTTGCACAAATTAGGTAAAGCACAAAGTTTATGGCTCCCAATATAGCAAGAAGTCCATAGAAAAGATCAAGCCTTCCGTAATTTATGTTGTCTGCAAGCCAGCCATCACCACCATTGGTTCCTGTCACCTTTTTGATAATAGAGACTAAGAAACTGCTAAAAAAGAAACCAAGAGAAAGGGTTGTCAAGAAAAGCCCAGTGCTCATGGTTTTCATCCCTTTTGGTGACTCTGTTATGAAGAAATCGAGTTGGCCTGTGTATATGAATCCTTCCCCAGCTCCCACCAAAAAGAATTGTGGGATCAAAAAGAATACACTAATAGGTACTGTTGACATGTTGCGGCCGGTAGACTTTGCCACTGACAATCTTTTCATCTCAACTAGAGCAGCTATTCCCATCCCCATGGTAGAAAGAACAAGCCCTATGGCTATTTTTTGAAGGCTGGTAAAACCTATAAGAAATATTAAAATTAAACTGAAAATGGCCTTCTCCACTGATATTTTCAACAAAACTGTAAAGCAATATGAGGATATATATTGGAGATTTCTATTTTGTGTTTGAATGGGTACCTGGTTTTCCCTTCAATTTCTGCCAGAGTGGCATGATAAATCGGTCATAAATAGCCAAAGTGATTAAGATGGCAGAGACAAAGAAGACGGTAAGAGATCCTGCTGGAATTGTGAATTTGCCAATTGATCGTTCCATGGTGGCAGCTTGTTCAACAGAAAACGTAATCATTTGTGCATAGGTTGTCCAGAAAAGTATAGTTGTGGCCCAAATTGGGATTAGCCTGGCCATCATTTTTACTTCCTCCACCCTGGTCACTGTGCACAGCTTCCACGGATTTGGAGCAGAGTTAGAATGGTCCTCAAAATCGCCTTGTGCTACAATAGCAGCCTTGTCCAGAAAGCGGAATTGTTCACTGTGTTGGATCCTTGAAGCCTCTTGATTAGTCTCGTAAAGCATGCCAACATCATATGGGACATTCATATTCTTTTTCCTTGTAGCAGCCAATATGACTTGAAATATTTGGACTATCGGACTGCCAGAGCATCTCTTGTAGCGGTACCTTTTAGTACCCAAGAAGAAGATTACGATAGCAATTAACATGGATATGCAGCAAATACCATAAGCCCAGCTTCTTCCAACTTCATCTTGAACGTAAACAAGCACCGTAACTGCCAACAAAGTTCCTATGCTGATGAACAAGAAGAATCTGTTGAAGAAATAGGCCATTTGCGATTTTTCCTTCTCGTCTTTCTCATCAAATTGATCCGTTCCAAATCCAGACACACTAGATTTTAAGCCCCCAGTGCCTAGTGCTATTAGATATAAGGCTATGTATAGAATTCCCATCTGGAATCCATTTGCTGCTTTGCAGCTCTCATGAGGATGACAAGGAGGTGGCCTCAACTGTGGCAACCCCGTCGTCACTGTTAACATGCCAGTTCCCTGAATTAAT
Encoded proteins:
- the LOC132640910 gene encoding protein NRT1/ PTR FAMILY 6.2-like isoform X2, whose translation is MSLTVADAVNYKGLPADRSITGGWVPAALVLGIEINERLSTMGIAVNLVTYLGGTMHLPSAASANIVTDFMGTAFLLCLLGGFLADSFLGRYKTIAIFAVIQSLGTGMLTVTTGLPQLRPPPCHPHESCKAANGFQMGILYIALYLIALGTGGLKSSVSGFGTDQFDEKDEKEKSQMAYFFNRFFLFISIGTLLAVTVLVYVQDEVGRSWAYGICCISMLIAIVIFFLGTKRYRYKRCSGSPIVQIFQVILAATRKKNMNVPYDVGMLYETNQEASRIQHSEQFRFLDKAAIVAQGDFEDHSNSAPNPWKLCTVTRVEEVKMMARLIPIWATTILFWTTYAQMITFSVEQAATMERSIGKFTIPAGSLTVFFVSAILITLAIYDRFIMPLWQKLKGKPGFTSLQKIAIGLVLSTMGMGIAALVEMKRLSVAKSTGRNMSTVPISVFFLIPQFFLVGAGEGFIYTGQLDFFITESPKGMKTMSTGLFLTTLSLGFFFSSFLVSIIKKVTGTNGGDGWLADNINYGRLDLFYGLLAILGAINFVLYLICATWFKPRKSKSALQMETVNNGNTADDKC
- the LOC132640910 gene encoding protein NRT1/ PTR FAMILY 6.2-like isoform X1 → MEGKMSLTVADAVNYKGLPADRSITGGWVPAALVLGIEINERLSTMGIAVNLVTYLGGTMHLPSAASANIVTDFMGTAFLLCLLGGFLADSFLGRYKTIAIFAVIQSLGTGMLTVTTGLPQLRPPPCHPHESCKAANGFQMGILYIALYLIALGTGGLKSSVSGFGTDQFDEKDEKEKSQMAYFFNRFFLFISIGTLLAVTVLVYVQDEVGRSWAYGICCISMLIAIVIFFLGTKRYRYKRCSGSPIVQIFQVILAATRKKNMNVPYDVGMLYETNQEASRIQHSEQFRFLDKAAIVAQGDFEDHSNSAPNPWKLCTVTRVEEVKMMARLIPIWATTILFWTTYAQMITFSVEQAATMERSIGKFTIPAGSLTVFFVSAILITLAIYDRFIMPLWQKLKGKPGFTSLQKIAIGLVLSTMGMGIAALVEMKRLSVAKSTGRNMSTVPISVFFLIPQFFLVGAGEGFIYTGQLDFFITESPKGMKTMSTGLFLTTLSLGFFFSSFLVSIIKKVTGTNGGDGWLADNINYGRLDLFYGLLAILGAINFVLYLICATWFKPRKSKSALQMETVNNGNTADDKC